Proteins encoded within one genomic window of Rubripirellula tenax:
- the ykgO gene encoding type B 50S ribosomal protein L36, whose translation MKVVSSIGALKYRHPDCQVVKRRGRIYVICKSNPKFKVRQGGAKVKKARR comes from the coding sequence ATGAAAGTTGTCAGCAGCATTGGTGCCCTGAAGTACCGCCATCCCGATTGCCAAGTGGTCAAACGCCGCGGTCGGATCTATGTGATCTGCAAGAGCAATCCGAAGTTCAAGGTCCGCCAAGGCGGCGCGAAGGTCAAAAAGGCCCGTCGTTAA
- the larC gene encoding nickel pincer cofactor biosynthesis protein LarC translates to MARIAYFDCLSGISGDMTLGALVDLGADIAAIEAAVRSMGLPELSMTAEIVKKCGFRAVHVKVGHPDEHAHRHLHHIHEMIDRATEVDETAKTLAKKIFQEVAVAEAKVHNSTLEKVHFHEVGAVDSIADIVGTAVAFGMLGIETVAASPVPTGTGFITIAHGRVSVPAPATADILRGVLIAPSDIEAELTTPTGAAILKATSQSFGPMPGMTIHSIGYGAGTRDLTGQANVLRVLLGDANQTSVIANVDADRAVVLETNIDDSTAQQIADCAERLMAAGALDAFQTPCTMKKGRAGILLTVIAAPSRVGMLEQIIFEHTSSIGIRRHSVDRHKLVRHAETIETKFGPIRGKVVTLPSGQLRLTIEDDDARALASINKTTTDDIRREATKAWMNRV, encoded by the coding sequence ATGGCCCGAATCGCGTACTTCGACTGCCTCTCCGGCATCAGCGGCGACATGACTTTGGGAGCTCTGGTGGATCTGGGGGCCGATATTGCCGCGATCGAGGCGGCGGTCCGCTCGATGGGGCTGCCCGAATTGTCGATGACTGCCGAAATCGTCAAAAAGTGCGGTTTTCGTGCCGTCCACGTCAAAGTCGGTCACCCCGACGAACACGCCCACCGCCACCTGCACCACATTCACGAGATGATCGACCGGGCGACCGAGGTCGACGAAACGGCGAAAACGCTGGCGAAGAAAATTTTCCAGGAAGTCGCGGTCGCCGAGGCCAAAGTCCACAATTCGACCTTAGAAAAAGTTCATTTTCACGAGGTCGGCGCCGTCGATTCGATCGCCGATATCGTCGGCACGGCGGTTGCGTTCGGGATGCTGGGCATCGAAACGGTAGCCGCGTCCCCCGTCCCCACCGGCACCGGATTCATCACGATCGCCCACGGCCGAGTTTCCGTACCGGCGCCGGCCACGGCCGACATCCTGAGGGGTGTGCTGATCGCACCGTCGGACATCGAGGCTGAACTGACGACGCCGACTGGCGCCGCGATCTTGAAAGCCACCTCGCAATCGTTTGGGCCGATGCCCGGGATGACGATCCACTCGATCGGTTACGGCGCGGGAACACGCGACTTGACCGGACAAGCCAATGTGCTTCGCGTGTTGCTGGGCGATGCGAATCAAACCAGCGTGATCGCGAACGTCGACGCCGACCGCGCAGTCGTCTTGGAAACGAACATCGACGACTCGACCGCCCAGCAGATCGCCGATTGCGCCGAGCGTTTGATGGCGGCGGGAGCATTGGATGCTTTCCAAACACCTTGCACGATGAAGAAGGGCCGTGCGGGAATCTTGCTGACCGTGATCGCGGCTCCATCCCGAGTCGGAATGTTGGAACAGATCATTTTTGAACACACTTCGTCGATCGGCATCCGCCGTCACTCTGTTGACCGACACAAATTGGTTCGCCACGCCGAAACGATCGAAACAAAGTTCGGCCCGATTCGCGGCAAAGTGGTAACGTTGCCCAGTGGCCAACTGAGATTGACGATCGAGGATGACGACGCTCGCGCCCTTGCATCGATCAACAAAACGACGACGGACGATATCCGCCGCGAAGCGACGAAGGCCTGGATGAACCGCGTATGA
- the pstB gene encoding phosphate ABC transporter ATP-binding protein PstB — protein sequence MSAEPSLPGVPRPLSDIAGSDVVDGDGGTSPTAKPAPVSPAPEDVRIEIRDLNAYYGDFQALHSLSIQIPRNKVTAFIGPSGCGKSTLLRWINRMNDLVPTAHATGTLRMGDLDILSPATDVVSLRRQIGIVFQKPNPFSKSIYDNVAFGPRLHMRLSKSELDELVQWSLEKAAVWEEVKDRLHKPALGLSGGQQQRLCIARAIAVGPEVLLMDEPCSALDPSSTLAIEDLMDELRDQYTIVIVTHNMQQASRCSDKTAFFFEGKLIEFGETEQVFTLPKSRQTEDYVRGRFG from the coding sequence ATGTCTGCTGAACCTTCGTTGCCCGGCGTCCCGCGACCGCTATCGGACATTGCTGGAAGCGATGTCGTTGACGGTGATGGGGGGACTTCGCCGACCGCCAAGCCAGCACCGGTTTCGCCTGCGCCCGAAGACGTGCGGATCGAGATCCGTGATCTGAATGCGTACTACGGTGACTTCCAGGCCCTCCATTCGCTAAGTATCCAAATCCCACGAAACAAGGTCACCGCGTTCATCGGACCTAGCGGTTGTGGCAAGAGCACGCTACTGCGCTGGATCAATCGGATGAACGACCTCGTCCCCACCGCCCACGCGACGGGAACGCTTCGGATGGGCGACTTGGATATTCTTTCGCCCGCGACCGACGTTGTATCGCTGCGTCGTCAAATCGGGATCGTGTTTCAAAAGCCCAATCCGTTTTCGAAGTCGATCTACGACAACGTCGCCTTCGGCCCTCGTTTGCACATGCGGTTGAGCAAGTCGGAACTCGACGAGTTGGTCCAATGGTCGCTGGAGAAAGCAGCCGTCTGGGAAGAAGTCAAAGATCGACTGCACAAACCGGCGCTGGGTTTGTCAGGTGGGCAACAACAACGCTTGTGCATCGCCCGTGCGATCGCCGTCGGCCCCGAGGTGTTATTGATGGATGAACCGTGCAGCGCGCTCGACCCATCAAGCACCCTTGCGATCGAAGATTTGATGGACGAACTTCGCGACCAGTACACGATTGTCATCGTCACGCATAACATGCAGCAAGCGTCGCGGTGCAGCGACAAGACGGCGTTTTTCTTTGAAGGTAAACTGATCGAATTCGGCGAGACCGAGCAAGTTTTCACACTTCCTAAGAGTCGCCAAACCGAAGATTACGTTCGCGGTCGATTCGGTTGA
- a CDS encoding DUF4430 domain-containing protein, with product MRNFSLLGFVLIAALVVSGCQRNAAPVATDAVAGVGTPTGVVTIEIVTADGTKAFTVDEVAEGTTLEQVMESARDMPVEISGSGTTAFVHSLDGRSTSASEGWTYRIDGEFAHSGIGAAVLSPPTTVTWKFGDWEAGE from the coding sequence ATGCGAAATTTTTCACTCCTTGGTTTTGTCTTGATTGCCGCCTTGGTTGTTTCAGGTTGCCAGCGGAATGCTGCTCCCGTTGCCACGGATGCTGTGGCAGGCGTCGGCACGCCCACTGGGGTCGTGACCATCGAAATCGTGACGGCGGATGGCACGAAGGCGTTCACGGTCGACGAAGTTGCTGAGGGGACGACGTTGGAACAAGTCATGGAATCAGCCAGGGACATGCCTGTCGAAATTTCCGGCAGCGGCACGACCGCATTCGTCCACAGCCTTGATGGCCGATCGACGTCCGCCAGCGAAGGGTGGACGTACCGGATCGACGGAGAGTTTGCCCATTCGGGCATCGGCGCGGCGGTGTTATCGCCACCGACCACAGTGACATGGAAGTTTGGCGACTGGGAGGCTGGCGAATAG
- the phoU gene encoding phosphate signaling complex protein PhoU, translating into MTKHLERELELLRGELIRQFGVVEQMIQLAVRSLVERRTDLADRVIESDSRVDEADIRIEEECLKLLALHQPVATDMRWLICVVKVNGELERMADLACNIAERAKSLDLYPLFPVPDELTEMVVATNKMVKISLDAFVERDAKKATEAIKLDTLIDTMNRVVIDQLHTIMRTDPDLIEPGVHCFSASRHLERIADLAENISEDVIYLVKGEIVRHKHGLIYDATTAND; encoded by the coding sequence ATGACCAAGCATCTCGAACGAGAACTCGAACTGCTGCGCGGCGAATTGATTCGCCAATTCGGTGTCGTTGAACAAATGATTCAATTGGCTGTCCGATCCTTGGTCGAGCGACGAACCGACCTGGCAGATCGTGTGATCGAAAGCGATAGCCGCGTCGACGAAGCCGATATTCGGATCGAAGAAGAATGCTTGAAGCTGTTGGCGCTGCATCAACCCGTTGCCACGGATATGCGCTGGCTGATTTGCGTCGTCAAGGTCAACGGCGAACTGGAACGGATGGCCGACTTGGCGTGCAATATCGCCGAACGGGCCAAGTCGCTTGACCTTTACCCGCTGTTTCCGGTCCCCGACGAATTGACCGAGATGGTCGTTGCGACGAACAAGATGGTCAAAATTTCGCTCGATGCATTCGTCGAACGCGATGCAAAGAAGGCAACCGAAGCGATCAAGTTGGACACTCTTATCGACACGATGAACCGCGTCGTGATCGACCAACTGCACACCATCATGCGAACCGATCCCGACCTGATCGAACCGGGTGTCCATTGCTTTAGCGCATCGCGTCATTTGGAACGGATTGCCGACTTGGCCGAAAATATTTCCGAAGACGTCATCTACTTGGTCAAAGGCGAAATCGTCCGTCACAAGCATGGGTTGATCTATGATGCGACCACCGCGAACGATTGA